The Amycolatopsis sp. 195334CR genome window below encodes:
- a CDS encoding DUF2690 domain-containing protein, producing MKKPIRKRRGWYRLVAALAAVVAAVTLTSTAAQAEGVSGGSNYYDGRDPTAPPACNVNASQIATRPILDRTTGQQVASIQIFYSWSCGANWIRVTGNPYGGNATKYIESSLGGWNSEWDPGYGSSYSMMVYAPGTAQISGYVYLFEPGINEWNWKAEGFFSL from the coding sequence TTGAAGAAGCCGATCAGGAAACGGCGGGGATGGTACCGTCTCGTCGCTGCTCTTGCTGCCGTGGTGGCGGCCGTGACACTGACCTCGACGGCCGCGCAGGCCGAGGGGGTGAGCGGCGGCAGCAACTACTATGACGGACGAGACCCCACAGCACCGCCGGCATGCAACGTCAACGCGTCGCAAATCGCCACCCGTCCGATTCTCGACCGCACTACCGGACAGCAAGTCGCATCGATTCAGATTTTCTACTCCTGGTCGTGCGGTGCCAATTGGATCCGGGTGACAGGGAATCCGTACGGCGGCAACGCGACCAAGTACATCGAGTCATCGTTGGGCGGCTGGAACAGCGAATGGGACCCCGGGTACGGCTCGAGCTACTCGATGATGGTCTACGCCCCGGGGACGGCCCAGATCAGCGGCTACGTCTACCTGTTCGAACCGGGAATCAATGAGTGGAACTGGAAGGCCGAAGGGTTCTTCTCCCTGTGA
- a CDS encoding DUF1883 domain-containing protein, which yields MEHLYWDLGSCVGVTSIEVELRGVQARVCLMDEEEYQAYLDGDEYEYHGGYWDSSPTILDVPYDARWYLVVDGYDGRITARVSKLVD from the coding sequence ATGGAGCACCTGTATTGGGATCTGGGCTCGTGCGTCGGGGTCACGTCCATCGAGGTCGAACTACGCGGAGTTCAAGCCAGGGTATGCCTGATGGATGAGGAGGAGTACCAGGCGTACCTCGACGGTGACGAGTACGAATACCACGGCGGCTACTGGGACAGCAGCCCCACAATCCTCGACGTACCGTACGACGCTCGCTGGTACCTCGTCGTCGACGGCTACGACGGGCGGATCACCGCCAGGGTGAGCAAACTCGTCGACTGA
- a CDS encoding ISL3 family transposase encodes MFSGLSSLVLDGVDDEAGVLVVRASTRPGPVACPDCGVATGRVHGYVVRQVVDVPVDGRRVLIRLRTRRMRCGHLGCLRQTFREQPIGIVQRYQRRTARLAAQVVSVARELAGRASARVLAAVGVVLSRQTALRALLQLPLPTGSVSRVIGVDDFALRKRQRYATVIINAETAERVDVLPGRKAEVLEAWLWEHPGVEVVCRDGSATYAQAIRRALPDAVQVGDRWHLWHNLAEVVLKEVAAHSACWGKTGPPLREGARAVTTRQRWQQIHDLLKHGVGLLEIARRLNLALNTVKRYARIDQPDRLVRAPQYRPTLVDPFRDYLRSRRRENPAVPVHQLLAEIKQRGYTGSHNLLYRYITQGRVESDRPAISPKRLARYLLTRPDKLQDHQRERLQAAVSACHEMTALAGLVGDFAALLTPATGNDDRLSGWIDRARAEDLPHLHAYTRGLDFDREAVNAAVTQPFHNGRTEGVNTKTKMIKRQMYGRAGFPLLRHRILLG; translated from the coding sequence GTGTTCTCGGGGTTGTCGTCCCTGGTCCTCGATGGCGTCGACGATGAGGCTGGGGTGCTCGTGGTGCGGGCATCGACGCGGCCCGGTCCTGTGGCCTGCCCGGACTGTGGGGTGGCGACGGGGCGGGTGCACGGCTATGTCGTCCGGCAGGTGGTCGATGTGCCGGTTGACGGGCGGCGGGTGCTGATAAGGCTGCGGACTCGACGGATGCGCTGCGGGCATCTCGGGTGCTTGCGGCAGACGTTCCGTGAGCAGCCCATCGGCATCGTGCAGCGATATCAGCGTCGAACTGCTCGGCTGGCCGCGCAGGTGGTGAGCGTTGCGCGGGAATTGGCCGGTCGTGCAAGCGCCCGGGTTCTGGCCGCCGTCGGTGTGGTGCTGTCGAGGCAGACCGCGCTGCGGGCGCTGCTGCAGTTGCCATTGCCGACCGGATCGGTGTCCCGGGTGATCGGGGTGGACGATTTTGCCCTGCGTAAGCGGCAACGCTACGCCACCGTGATCATCAACGCGGAAACCGCCGAGCGGGTTGACGTGTTGCCGGGCCGCAAAGCAGAGGTGCTGGAGGCCTGGCTGTGGGAACATCCCGGTGTGGAGGTGGTGTGCCGGGATGGTTCGGCCACCTATGCTCAGGCGATCCGTCGAGCCCTGCCCGACGCGGTGCAGGTTGGCGATCGCTGGCATCTGTGGCACAACCTCGCCGAGGTCGTGTTGAAGGAGGTCGCCGCGCACAGTGCCTGCTGGGGCAAGACCGGTCCGCCACTGCGCGAGGGCGCGCGAGCGGTGACTACCCGCCAACGCTGGCAACAGATCCATGACTTGCTCAAGCACGGCGTGGGGCTGCTCGAAATCGCACGTCGGCTGAACCTGGCATTGAACACAGTGAAGCGATACGCCCGCATCGATCAACCCGACCGGCTTGTTCGCGCACCGCAGTATCGGCCCACCCTCGTCGACCCATTCCGCGACTACCTTCGCAGCCGCCGCCGCGAGAACCCGGCCGTGCCCGTCCATCAGCTGCTGGCAGAGATCAAACAGCGCGGCTACACCGGAAGCCACAATCTGCTGTATCGCTACATCACCCAAGGACGAGTCGAATCCGACCGGCCAGCAATCTCTCCAAAGCGACTCGCGCGCTACCTGCTTACACGCCCGGACAAGCTCCAAGATCACCAGCGGGAACGACTCCAAGCTGCCGTGAGCGCCTGCCACGAGATGACGGCGCTGGCCGGCCTCGTCGGTGACTTCGCGGCTCTGCTCACCCCGGCCACCGGCAACGACGACCGTCTCAGCGGCTGGATCGACCGGGCCCGAGCCGAGGATTTACCCCACCTGCACGCCTACACCCGCGGACTCGACTTCGACCGCGAGGCCGTCAATGCCGCCGTCACTCAGCCATTCCACAATGGACGAACAGAAGGAGTGAACACCAAAACCAAGATGATCAAGCGGCAGATGTACGGCCGCGCGGGCTTCCCCCTCCTGCGCCACCGCATCTTGCTCGGCTAA
- a CDS encoding TauD/TfdA family dioxygenase: MRTMLKNSSATQARAVLNLSPAERQVLLDLARTVRTDPATHPEKFCADARVTAARLPARVGRALHEFARWGSSTGYLLLTGLPIGPTPSTPADNTHHLGERTLLARAQALIGEALGHLIGYEAEGFGRLFQDMVPAREAAATQTSLSSLTELELHTEQAFSELRPDYISLACLRGDPQAQTYTFTARQISVLATGADLHELRRTRWMTGVDESFRVGGHEFDAGDVRGPMPILYGAADDPYITLDQDLMISTTPAAKAAFADVLALYQTHRHYYSLKPGDLLLIDNNRTVHGRSPFRPRFDGSDRFVIRTFITNDLARSRYARAGNGRIIAARYS; this comes from the coding sequence ATGCGCACGATGCTGAAAAATTCGTCTGCGACACAAGCGCGAGCGGTGCTCAACCTGAGCCCGGCTGAACGCCAGGTCCTCCTCGACCTCGCCCGGACGGTGCGTACCGACCCGGCCACGCACCCCGAGAAGTTCTGTGCCGACGCTCGCGTGACGGCCGCCCGACTCCCTGCGCGAGTAGGGCGTGCTCTCCATGAGTTCGCGCGGTGGGGCAGCTCGACCGGCTACCTGCTACTGACCGGTCTACCGATCGGTCCGACCCCCTCAACACCGGCGGACAACACCCACCACCTCGGGGAACGGACTCTGCTGGCCCGTGCGCAGGCTCTGATCGGCGAGGCCCTTGGCCACCTCATCGGGTACGAAGCCGAGGGCTTCGGTCGCCTGTTCCAGGACATGGTCCCTGCACGGGAAGCGGCTGCCACTCAGACCAGTCTCAGTTCCTTGACTGAACTTGAGTTGCACACCGAACAGGCCTTCAGTGAACTCCGCCCCGACTACATCAGCCTCGCCTGCCTGCGAGGAGACCCCCAGGCACAGACCTACACCTTCACCGCCCGGCAGATTAGTGTGCTGGCGACAGGCGCTGATCTCCACGAACTTCGACGGACCCGCTGGATGACAGGAGTCGACGAGTCCTTCCGCGTCGGCGGCCACGAGTTCGACGCCGGCGACGTCCGCGGACCCATGCCAATCCTGTACGGAGCGGCAGATGACCCCTACATCACCCTAGATCAAGACCTCATGATCAGCACGACCCCGGCGGCGAAGGCCGCCTTCGCTGACGTCCTCGCCCTGTACCAGACGCACCGCCATTACTACAGCCTCAAACCTGGAGACCTACTCCTCATCGACAACAACAGGACAGTGCACGGCCGGTCACCGTTCCGCCCCCGATTCGATGGCTCGGACCGCTTCGTCATCCGGACCTTCATCACCAACGACCTCGCCAGATCACGCTACGCTCGAGCCGGCAACGGCCGCATCATCGCCGCTCGCTACAGCTGA
- a CDS encoding sensor histidine kinase: protein MTLAAVAGNLAWSLYFVWRAVQSALTPGVMAVDLAGVVALCLFQGWLVSPEALPTGSSWIAALVGGRVIYGHIGVRPATGIVGGIVVAGAYLAGQALAVAPGAGMANAAVYLLQNLCGLVLMALLRRVARAADAELIEFHRSRDRAYADQVRRAEEREADRRLHDTVLATLTMVGSGAITTSSARLRTQARADLEVVSALRAGEDVGGGPVRLDHLLREVPVRAGWPSGVRTSLVNCLVPADVADAFVGAAHAALVNTRKYAEISHASLTLTQDADEVVVVISDSGRGFDHTAVPAHKYGLREAMVGRMAAVGGSAVIESAPGRGTVVTLRWRARD, encoded by the coding sequence GTGACCCTCGCCGCCGTAGCGGGGAACCTGGCCTGGTCGCTGTACTTTGTATGGCGTGCCGTGCAGAGCGCGCTTACGCCTGGTGTGATGGCAGTCGACCTCGCCGGTGTCGTGGCTCTGTGCCTGTTTCAAGGCTGGCTGGTGTCCCCCGAGGCGCTGCCGACAGGGTCGTCATGGATTGCGGCGCTCGTCGGGGGGCGGGTCATCTATGGCCACATCGGGGTGCGGCCCGCCACCGGGATCGTGGGCGGGATCGTAGTCGCCGGGGCCTACCTCGCCGGTCAGGCGCTGGCGGTTGCGCCTGGCGCGGGGATGGCCAACGCTGCGGTCTACTTGCTGCAGAACCTGTGCGGTCTGGTGCTGATGGCGCTGCTGCGCAGGGTGGCGCGGGCGGCCGACGCGGAGCTGATCGAGTTCCATCGCAGCCGCGACCGCGCCTACGCCGATCAGGTCCGTCGGGCCGAGGAACGCGAGGCCGACCGGAGGCTGCACGATACCGTGCTCGCCACGTTGACGATGGTGGGATCCGGGGCCATCACGACGTCCTCGGCCCGACTGCGCACTCAGGCACGTGCCGACCTGGAGGTGGTATCCGCTCTTCGGGCTGGCGAGGACGTGGGCGGCGGACCGGTGCGACTAGATCACCTGCTGCGGGAGGTTCCTGTTCGTGCGGGCTGGCCGTCGGGGGTGCGCACGAGTCTCGTCAACTGTCTTGTCCCCGCCGATGTCGCCGACGCATTTGTCGGCGCCGCCCACGCCGCCCTGGTCAACACACGCAAGTACGCGGAAATCAGCCACGCGTCCCTGACCTTGACCCAGGACGCGGACGAGGTCGTAGTCGTCATCTCGGACTCCGGCCGGGGCTTCGACCACACTGCCGTGCCGGCGCACAAGTATGGGCTGCGAGAGGCGATGGTAGGACGGATGGCCGCAGTTGGCGGCAGCGCCGTCATCGAATCCGCTCCGGGCCGCGGGACCGTGGTCACGCTGAGGTGGCGAGCGCGTGATTGA
- a CDS encoding response regulator transcription factor: protein MGADQLDRQVTVAVIEDHEVVIDGVRAWVDRDPERRVRVVASGADVDQVLAGPGGTADVLLVDLNLRGTLIVDRIAALTGAGHRVVVFSAHSETENVLAVLDAGAEFLEKDESREHCVETIVAAAAGRPYVTPSTAGAMIADTRPLRPTLSKQQLTALRYWFQGMSKASVGMRMGISEATVKLYIDRARAKYDNVGRRASTKDTLLARTIQDGLIRPDEIGEYQSRANRAES from the coding sequence ATGGGTGCAGACCAGCTGGACAGACAGGTCACTGTCGCTGTCATCGAAGATCACGAGGTCGTGATCGACGGCGTCCGCGCGTGGGTTGACCGGGACCCCGAACGGCGGGTGCGGGTGGTAGCGAGCGGGGCGGATGTCGATCAAGTCCTCGCCGGCCCCGGCGGTACCGCCGACGTCCTGCTGGTCGACCTCAACTTACGCGGCACGCTCATCGTCGACCGGATCGCTGCCCTCACTGGCGCAGGACACCGCGTAGTGGTGTTCTCTGCGCACTCCGAGACCGAGAACGTACTCGCGGTGCTCGACGCGGGCGCGGAATTCCTCGAAAAGGACGAGAGCCGCGAGCACTGCGTGGAAACGATCGTCGCCGCCGCCGCTGGCCGCCCGTACGTCACTCCATCCACCGCGGGCGCGATGATCGCCGACACCCGACCACTCCGGCCAACCCTATCCAAACAGCAGCTCACCGCGCTGAGATACTGGTTCCAGGGCATGTCGAAGGCGTCGGTCGGGATGCGGATGGGCATCAGCGAAGCAACGGTCAAGCTGTACATCGACCGAGCCAGGGCGAAATACGACAACGTCGGCCGCCGCGCGTCCACAAAAGATACCTTGCTTGCCCGCACCATCCAGGATGGCCTCATCCGGCCAGATGAAATCGGCGAGTACCAATCGAGGGCCAATAGGGCCGAGAGCTAA
- a CDS encoding RNA-binding domain-containing protein: MSDGPRPDHEARLAALVHRLIALPRETEWVEFKENFFNAEDIGQYISALANSAALGKQDKGYMLWGVSDADHSLVGTTMDPHRKVGNEDFQNWLTRLLTPQVHFEFIETQVDGKRVVVLQVAPATASPVRFQNDEWIRVGSYKKKLRDHTDHARRLWQSFDARPFETLSAMSGLDAAEVLRLLDYPGYFDLMHMPLPDNRKGILDALRMEELIRQNQHGDWDITNLGAVLFAKDINEFNTLKRKAVRVIRYRGDNRVATIREQVGIHGYAPAFAGLVTFVNNMLPSVEVIGEAIRDDQRAYPELAVRELIANAIIHQDFAQTGNGPMIEVFDSRLEITSPGRPLVDPLRFVDAPPKSRNEAVGALMRRAGMCEERGSGWDKVVFETELHQLPAPLVELPEDNTRVVLFAPKALKDMSKDEKVRAVYLHACLRRVNHGTLTNSSLRERFGISQQNAAVASRLISDAVDAGLIVPFDPGAGRRFMQYLPYWATDIEAPF, encoded by the coding sequence GTGTCTGACGGACCACGCCCAGACCATGAGGCCCGCCTGGCCGCCTTGGTACATCGGCTGATCGCCCTACCGCGCGAGACCGAATGGGTGGAGTTCAAGGAGAACTTCTTCAACGCCGAGGACATTGGCCAGTACATCTCGGCGTTAGCGAACTCAGCCGCACTCGGCAAGCAGGACAAAGGATACATGCTGTGGGGAGTGAGCGACGCAGACCACAGCCTTGTCGGAACTACGATGGACCCACATCGAAAAGTCGGCAACGAGGACTTTCAAAACTGGCTTACCCGGCTCCTGACTCCACAAGTTCACTTCGAATTCATTGAGACACAAGTGGATGGAAAACGAGTCGTGGTGCTGCAGGTCGCGCCAGCCACGGCCAGTCCGGTGAGATTTCAGAATGACGAGTGGATCCGTGTCGGATCATACAAGAAGAAGCTACGTGATCATACCGACCATGCTCGCCGCCTGTGGCAGTCCTTTGATGCCCGTCCTTTCGAGACCCTCTCTGCGATGTCCGGTCTCGATGCTGCCGAAGTATTAAGACTGCTGGATTACCCAGGCTACTTCGACCTCATGCACATGCCCCTACCAGACAATCGGAAGGGCATTCTCGACGCGCTCCGCATGGAGGAGTTGATACGGCAGAACCAGCATGGCGACTGGGACATCACCAACCTCGGCGCCGTCTTGTTCGCCAAGGATATCAACGAGTTCAACACGCTCAAGCGCAAGGCGGTCCGCGTGATCCGCTACCGCGGCGACAACCGCGTGGCGACCATCCGCGAGCAGGTCGGCATTCACGGGTACGCGCCCGCCTTCGCCGGCCTGGTTACCTTCGTCAACAATATGCTGCCTTCGGTCGAAGTGATTGGCGAGGCCATCCGCGATGACCAACGCGCTTACCCGGAACTCGCTGTGCGAGAACTCATCGCCAATGCGATCATTCATCAGGACTTCGCTCAGACGGGCAATGGGCCGATGATCGAGGTTTTCGACTCACGATTAGAAATCACAAGCCCCGGACGTCCGCTAGTGGACCCGTTGCGTTTTGTCGACGCGCCGCCCAAGTCGCGCAACGAGGCCGTCGGTGCCCTGATGAGACGGGCTGGCATGTGCGAGGAACGCGGCAGCGGATGGGATAAAGTCGTCTTCGAGACGGAACTTCATCAACTGCCCGCTCCACTGGTCGAACTACCTGAGGACAACACCAGGGTGGTGCTCTTCGCTCCCAAGGCTCTCAAAGATATGAGTAAGGACGAGAAGGTCCGCGCTGTCTACTTGCACGCTTGCCTTCGCCGTGTCAACCACGGGACCCTCACGAACTCGTCCCTCCGGGAACGCTTTGGCATCAGCCAGCAGAACGCCGCAGTCGCTAGCAGGCTCATCAGTGACGCCGTCGACGCCGGCCTCATCGTACCGTTCGACCCTGGGGCCGGACGCCGCTTCATGCAGTACCTGCCTTACTGGGCCACGGACATCGAGGCTCCCTTTTGA